Part of the Plasmodium vinckei vinckei genome assembly, chromosome: PVVCY_13 genome, ttttttcacgtagtaaaatttttgatggaaaataatattttttttttttattctttatttttttttccttatgctatgtttttttaactttagcataatatttttttataaaataaaaattgtatttcATTAATTCTCGCTCATATTGTTTGTTTCTTTCcccttttctttttaactAAAATGTAGTGATTTTTAAGCAaatacatgcatatataaaatattatatatgtataattatactataaataattatatatattactacatatatatatgcaaactCTCTTgggtttttttttcattaaatttttcttacaaataaaaaatttaaggAAACTACGCCTTCAATTtgcatttattaaaattgaaatgataatatatatttattataaaacttgaatttttacttttctatttatgttttcttATTTTCAAGTGTTCACACGatcattttaatttatattttttttttaacaactTCAAGACCTCCgttgatttatttatattttttttaattaattttaatgtaATTAGTACAAAAccaataaatttataaaacaaaaaaaatgaacattttatatattacaattttgttctagtaaatataaagaaaaaacaataaaaaaaatgaaaatctAATTATTTGAAGTATCTCTTATAGCATTATCagagatatatatataatactttATACCtcgcatatatattacataataatatcaaaaggaaatcaaatatattttcttttgtatataaaaataaactaaacaaacaaaataatgtcACAGGTACTTATATGTGCCTCCCTTTGCTTTAAATgtcattaaatttttttacatgaaaaaaataaatgatttattttcctGCCTCCCAAACCAttacattttgtttttttttttttccaatatATGTACCCCTCactatattttcattttctatttctttattatcaattttaataaaacaaaagaatATGTAAGCATCCTTGTAATTAGCCAATCATAATTACATAGGAATGTCTGTGTATATAcacaaaatttttatttacttttgtatatatgtccatttttttgtatataccCCATTTTAGATATAATTACACAAGTGCGTCTTTGtggattattatttgtgaTAAACAGATTTGTtatgtataaaaagaaattaaaaacaaattactAAAAAGCCCaggaagaaaatattttcaattatatatacaattttattttctagaAAGGGAATAATTGTTTGCTAGCGGCACTGAAGCTGTAcaaaacatttatataaagcACGTAAACTGGGTGCtcatgtaaatatatacatggtTGTGGCTATACAAAtaaagttttaaaaatttatacaatctttacaatataatttgaataatttGTATGTATAACACACtgttataattaaaaatgaataattattataaaaaaatataagacaCAACAGCATATATTCAtagatttattttataccTCACGTATGAAgatatgcataaataaaCTGTGCATGTTTCTtgaattttgtttttaatattttgcaTAACTGTACAATGCATAATAcagaaaacaaaaaaatgaatatgaaatttaaattaaattatggagataaaaaaaatgttataaatttaaatttacgCAAAAATGATgcaaatgaaataaatactaCACAAAGAGCAAGTGTTATTAGTAATAGTGGAAATAGTATTGTAAGTTTTAGTGGGATCAGGCAAGTTAGTAACAATGCGAGGGGGAGTCAAGTTGGTAGTATTGTTGGTAGCCGAAGTGCagtggaaaaaataaattttaaaaattcatcaaaaaatataaaaataaatttggcTAGCTCAAGccttaataaaaaaaatattaacacaCAACGCAGTAGTATTATTAGCGAGtcgtattttttaaaaaatgataataatttaaataaaaatttaaatggtGTAAATAATGGGAGTGTTATAAGTATTGGTAATAGTCCAAGTATTGTTAGTAATAGTGTAAATAATGCTGATCGCCTTTCTTTTATTAGTtcgaatataaataattataaaagtaaaataagTGGCAAAAGtgatatttatacatttgaTAGATCAAGTATTATTAATGATAACCTAAGTATTAATGATGGGTTAAGTAGTATTTTACATAGTGgggaaaatatgaatatgagtgatatattttataataatagtggAAGTATTATTGATGgtcaaaataatagtagTGTTAGtttacttttaaaaaatagtaaacaatcaatatcaaataatttaaaaatttattataaaaatgaattaataccatattcttttttatatcataaaatattaacaatattaaaatcccattataataatcataTAAGTAATAACCCAACTGTTGCAAATAAGggtatatctttttttcatgTAGAAAATATGCTAATTAATTTTGGATTTAAAGGTgtagatataaataatcattCTTTGTTAAGTTATTTAGCTTCatcaaaacaaataaaaattgatttaaatgaaaaaagaatatgtTATATGAATCCTTATACAGatattacaaatataacatcattattaaataaaattaataaacatGGATTTTTATATGGCTACGAAATTAATGatgatttaattaatacaaataaagaaatatataaatgggtaaatacattattatatgaaaaaaaaatacgtTGTATACGATCAAATAATAGTCATTTAAGgggaaaattaaaatgcAAGAATTTACCAACTTTTtgtgatatatattcaaaaagtAAATGTGATAATtgcttttataatttaaaaggatatatattttttccactTTCATATCAacatatagaaaatgaaagatACTCAATTACAAATGATATCAAAAATTTATGGGATAATATTACTCTTCCAAATTTAgataacattttaaaagagtataaattaaaatctacaaacaaaatattttcaaatgatAATGCTCCAAAgcgaaaaaataaagatgataaatttacaccaatcattaaaaaaatgaaacgAATATACAATACACATTTATTCACAGCtgatgaaattaaaaatgaatttattcaaaaaaaataaccaTATAAATGGCACACACAAAAATATGTCTATATAAACCTGAGAAAATTTGCACACTCTCATATGTAAACCTTAAATTGGCGATAACTAACATAGGTTATCACATTATTCTTATAATAAGAatgtacataaaaattttaatgttttattcagtaaaacattttatccatttttttaataaaggtgtgtattattacatgctcataaaatatttttatttccagtAATAAATGTgcacttaaaaaaatatataagataGTATACATATGGCATTTGCAAATTTTTTCacaatctttttttttgtatatatatttataagcatttaaaaaaattcatgttgcttttcataattttttaaactattttaaaaataaaaaataataatattttttctgtaGAAAAgggtttttttttttcttcggTAGAAAGCATGATAGTTAtgcatgtttttttttatttcccaTTAATGTAGACAAGGAAAATGgggaataaaataatgttgCAATATCATTAGTAGATATAAgttaaaaaagttaaaacattaaaaaaagttagcACTGATATGTGCAGGTTTTCGaggattataaaaaaaatatacaaattacattttgtaaaatttaaatatatttccaaaTGATGTAAAAGCGTGATAGCATATGATATATGCTAGTAGCTTATCATCTTAtcgaaaaaaatcaaatataaacaaaaaaatagatgTACATAttagaacaaaaaatataagtgagttcatactttttttgttttttattttagttAAATAAGTATTCCCTTGAGAAACATTTTCTATACTTTCTTCTACTATATGTTcaatcatttttaaattttcattttgttcatatattttatttacaaatatattcattaaattatttattttagctattttatttttagtttccattatatatgtattttcttctttttcaaacaaatctacaaattttttgaattctAATTTCtggttattatttaattcataaCCCTCATTAAATcgattttcttttttcttttctctTTCTTCTTCCTCTAAAATGAGCGGGTCATATACTACctgtttcttttttctgttccgtaaatttttattcacattattattatcaatatttttaattaaatttgtcTTCACATTTTGCTTGATAAGGGTATTGGTAGTctctttattatatgagGCACTTTTTTCAGGCTTTGAAAATTCATTGTTACgatcataataatttacattcttttttatattttgttcgttatttaaataatttatatcattgctatattttttatcatagtTTAAATTTTCCGGCTCTTTATACCCCATGCCTTGAGAAGTGTTTATATTCAGGGAACTAGCTTTAAAGGTATCATAAAAAtcattatttccattttgttttaattgTGTATCAGGGGTATAGgaagcatatatataattatttaatgtgtttaaataatttaaattacatttaatattgttggtatcataaaaataaaaattcgtatatttatttaatttgacATGATAACTACttaaattttgttcatatttattaagaATGTCAACAAATATACTTAACAGATTTGTTAAGCAGTTCAAAACAGATTTGTGTATATCTGTTTGGGGCTGTAAGTTTTTAATCTCATTTGATATTCTATTTATtgaatatgataaattatctttatttttaatccGGCTTTTTTTGGTAATATCCTCATATTTACTACTTACAAAGAATAAGCCATATGATTTTAAAGTATTATTATCTATGTACTCGCGATTACTAAATATCTTGGTATATATTTCGCTGCTTTTAATCAAAAAATTGtctttacattttatatccCTTCTTGTAAagtttatattattgtcatgctttttacataaatatatgaaatcaTTATACCGGTCCATGTTAGCTAAAATTCTCCATAATTCACTAAAATCGTAAATCaccaaaacaaaaaaaaaaatggtaaatatatatatttttttttaaggtAAAAAGCTATTACAaatttagttttttttttttttcatcatacAAAAATAGCTAAAACGAAACaaagttataaatataatatgaacaaatcataacatttttcttctttttattaacattaataaaaaaaataataaaaaaaaaaaaaaaaaaaaaataagcatCGCTTGGAAggttattaatatatgtaatataattttatgaacAGTATGCAATGGAAATAAGGGTTTTATTATGCccattaaatatttaagtaGTGGCTCAGCAACAACTACAAAATATACGGGCACATacgtatgtatgtatatcaAAATACACGATCggttgttttaaaaataaaaaaataaagaaaattaaaataaaataggaaaaaagaaaaaaaaaggaaagcATTAGtatagtatataaataatgtatcCCCTCCACACAGGTTCAGGGAAATAATATTCGCACACTTCCAATAATAGCGGTATAGTTTAAAAGGTTAAGAAATATCATTTAATCTAATCTctaacaaataaatagattttttacaaaagtttttcatatattcattGTATTGTTCAtcattatacattttattttttaaagaataaTTTAGCAAGtacttataattatttattgctggtattatgaaatttttatcttctACTATTGATAGTGTTTTAcacacataaaaataaatgtcaAAATaggattttttttcatcatcattttcaaaGATAGTTTTATTTGTTGTTTCTTTCTCAATTTCAtaagtttttaaaaaaataaaataatattgcattatttgtaatattgtttgtttttgttCTTTTGTTAAAACACcagaaatattatcatcgaaatttaaatttttatcctcattattatttgaattaaaataaatattatcaatgattatattccattttttacatatataaacatcTTTTAGTAGCAAAGCACATTTTAAAGCTAGATCTCTTTTATAAGataaatattgtttatgttctataaattttaatggataactaaatgaatataagatatccatataattctttataCATTCATCAACagattttgtaaaaaaattataataaaaatatgcttCACTTGAATTTATCAAAATGTCCAAATGTAAAGTTGTCTGATTAAATAAAGTGTAATAttcaaaacatttttttatatatttttttatttttttaaataaaaattcgaTTTCTTTATGGTTATGACAAAAATAGTGTATATCATCAGAATAGTCTATCCAATGTTTTTCTTGGTGTTTTTGCTCGCCTTTTTTCTTGCCTTTTTTCTCGTCTTTTTTTGTTCCGcccatatttttattttgcaaAAGTGACAACGATAAGAGATGATCACATTCTTGCTCATTCCTATGTtgtgtaaattttttataattttttttcatcttaTTAATAgccatattattatattttgaattacTAAGATTGCAAATATTCAGTTTTAAATgacttaattttatttcactaaattgaaaaatgtttaaaaattctTCTACATAGTTTGTATCAATATTAACAAATGTAGAAGGAATAACAGatagtttatttttatcatcgaattttattttttcatttttttgggcttgttcattttttattaaataaaatatttcttttgttAGTTCATCAATTTCTTTTACATTTTCACAAaacatttttgaaaaagacattttttcatataaatctgaaaatttaaaatcatgatatttattttcatcctTTTCAAAGTTTaaattagttttttttaaaatttgatcacatataaatttatatgcaatatttttatctgatataataaaagaaattaaatcaaaatcatattcttttcgttttggtatatttttttcagatAGTTCACATGATTGCATTCCTTTATTTACTTCCTCAGTATTTAtgtgtataatattttccaaGCACATTATGTTTTTCTCTATCTTTTTAATGCTatcataaattaaaatttgattACTATCAAAATGGGCTTTTGTTGcaccattttttatgtcatcattttgtattgcattttttgtatttgtttttttttcatctgtTCTGTCTTGGTGTTCTAAGTTGTTTCTCTCTTGTGTGGTACTAGTAGTATACTCTTTAAATAAGGATATaatgtaatttttaatttgctccctttttttatgtatataatttacatggttatatatatctatggATGTACAAGTTTCTTGAgaataattcaaataattatattttaaatatatgatatacaTTTCTAAAAAATTTCGATAagtcatatatttatattctattattatatttttttctttttctctttttaggacatgaaataatttataaacatCTTTAATCATACAGAAAGAAACATTAATTAAATGTTCATATATCGATAGTAAATGTAaatctaaaaatatataactacattcaataatattattaaaaatagggATACACAtatctattattttttttaatttatcatcAAGAGATATTGattcatttctttttttatctacCATTATGCTAccattaaaaatgtaaaaatttggatttttgttatttacATTATCACAATAATATGGTTCATCACgcttattatttacttcgtttgaaattgtttttatttcattttttagaCAAGATAAATGCATATCAatactttttaaaacaacAAAAGTTGatgttgtaaaaaaatttaattgtaaaaatatatcatttatattttgaatgACATTAATTATTTCCGTATCGATTATGTTATTACATTCTTCTTCATTCTTTTCAAAATTGTTTGTTACATGTTTATAGAATATAAAACTGTacgttaaaaaaaataaacttgcataaatatttttttgctttcTTTGTAGTACCcctattttattacaaattttaaataaaaaatcgtTGACGcatatatcatattttatatatatacttttattattaatacaaatttggtgagtgatttttttatttttgaggtgatgaaaaatttttaaaaataaaaccaagcttacatataaataatatgtgtcgttatttaataaatatatattataaaaacaaaatgatatatacaccaaatttaattcaaaaaaattaattactATATCACTTGAAAGTTGTCCCTCCTCATTATTGtctttttgtattatcGAATTATATGtgtcatttatttttttctcatcattttgtgtatatgttcttaaattttgaattattatagATATACAAAAGTATAATATGTTTGTAAGATCATTAGAAATATTCTTAAAATTGGATTTATCATGTTTATTCAAGGTAGTAGGTATATCATTGtttgtttcattttgtgTATATAAAGTTTTTTGATAGTTTGTATCTTctctttttaaatttgtttcttCGTTTTCTTTTAGTTTGttcttaatattttctatattttttgctaTTAGTtcctttgtttttttttccttttctatATGTGTTAATGTTTtatcttcatcatttttttcaacaattttgtttacatataatgaaaagaaTATTAAATAGTTAGTTACTAAATCAGTCGTCTTTATTTCTTTCaagttttttaattcaccaattttttcatataaatattcctCCCGaatttcatataataagtTTGCAACCATCATATTGAAAAAGGGGGGGaagcatatattataattcaaACAAAACAAAGTTCATGGCAATTTAgcatttactttttttattaatattgtttaaaaataagcaatattaaataaaaagggaaaTTGTAAAAGCGAGGTagtaaaaattatgcaatagaaaaatgcaaaaaaaaat contains:
- a CDS encoding Qa-SNARE protein, putative, whose translation is MDRYNDFIYLCKKHDNNINFTRRDIKCKDNFLIKSSEIYTKIFSNREYIDNNTLKSYGLFFVSSKYEDITKKSRIKNKDNLSYSINRISNEIKNLQPQTDIHKSVLNCLTNLLSIFVDILNKYEQNLSSYHVKLNKYTNFYFYDTNNIKCNLNYLNTLNNYIYASYTPDTQLKQNGNNDFYDTFKASSLNINTSQGMGYKEPENLNYDKKYSNDINYLNNEQNIKKNVNYYDRNNEFSKPEKSASYNKETTNTLIKQNVKTNLIKNIDNNNVNKNLRNRKKKQVVYDPLILEEEEREKKKENRFNEGYELNNNQKLEFKKFVDLFEKEENTYIMETKNKIAKINNLMNIFVNKIYEQNENLKMIEHIVEESIENVSQGNTYLTKIKNKKSMNSLIFFVLICTSIFLFIFDFFR